The Camelina sativa cultivar DH55 chromosome 18, Cs, whole genome shotgun sequence DNA window AAGACCATGAAGAAAGTTTGTATTTGAATTCATTTTCATCCTGTCAATTAGTAAAACAAGGTAACAAatccttacaaaaaaaattctttgaaCATTGGTTCACCATAACAAATGTCAAAAACCATATCtattattattctaaaactTTACATGTTtgctgcataaaataaaaaagaaacggATATGACACAAATGGAACAAATGCAGAGTAGACCAGacaagcaaacaaataaaagaaaacaagtgttattaaatcacaaaattaactcacctttaattcttaatttaatatagcatatctattttataaaaatgtattcGCACACCGACTTTATATTTTTGCTAGTGACATATTCTACTAATTATCACCTTTTTGCTCTTATGTTTCGTAGTCACACatggtcaattttttttcctacaatAATTTTCTCCTTAAACACACCaaactttttgaaaaagatgatatatatgccGTATTGTCACGCTCACCATAAAACAAACGcgatgaatcatcatcatcactaaaaCGCCAAATTAATtgcctaaaaaataaaataaaaattattttccacaTGTTTAATAAAGTATTGGTTGATTCCCATATCTAATAAAGTTAATAAACTTGTAGTTTATAGTAAAACAACTGGAATTGGTAAAGAAAATTGCCATAACAAAATTTGGTATAaatctatcaaaaaaaaaaaaaagatagcatGCGTGTCATCAAAGGTTCTTTTCACTTTAGGTCTGAGTTGTGTTAGAATTTGATTGGCACACGTAAGTGTTTTCGTATCGCGATTTCAAAGAGAAGTACCATTTACACGTGGCTAAAATCAACGGTCAAGATATCTTCGTCCAGATAGAGGAGCGATACGTCACGCCATTCAAcacaaagctctctctcttcttcattctttcgttttttgattttttcagaGCTTTTGTTTGATCTGCCCGTTTAAAGTCTCGGGCAAACACCTGCCCGGAACATAAAaagatgattttattatatttatatatcctCTGGTGAAAGAAGCTAAATATAAAGCTTCCATGGCTTAATCTTGTtcaagctcttcttctcttctcttctcttaccTGCGTCTCGTCTCGTTCACTaggtttttatagttttgtccGAACGGGagagcgatgatgatgatgatgatggagtgTGAACGTTGAACAGTTTCGACGATCGCATGGCTGAGATTTGTTACGAGAACGAGACGTTGATGACGAAAACGACGGCGAAGGTtgtgaagaagacgacgacgacgacaacgAGGAGACGAGAACGAAGTTCTTCTCAAGCAgcgagaagaaggagaatggaGATCCGGCGGTTTAAGTTTGTTTCCGGCGAACAAGACGCTGTCTTCGTCGACGGAGAGTTACAGAAACGGAGGGGACGAGAAGCCACCGTCGCAGCCTCAGCATCCGCCGTGTACTACGAAACGGCGAAGGAAGTCGTCGTTTTATGCGAGTCTTTGAGTTCGACGGTTGAGGCATTGCCTGATCCTGACGCTTATCCTAAATACGGCGTCGCTTCAGTATGTGGAAGAAGACGGGAAATGGAAGACGCCGTCGCTGTGCATCCGTTTTTTTCCCGTCAACGAACGGAAGGGTTTCACTACTGCGGCGTTTACGATGGTCATGGCTGTTCACATGTACGACGCCGTTTCATCTTTAGTAATTTACCTCAATGGACTGTTACGACGtcgtttttgatgtttttttttgggtattatGTTATAGGTAGCGAAGAGATGTAGAGAACGACTACACGAGCTAGTGCGTGAAGAGTTCGAAGCTGATGCTGACTGGGAAAAGTCAATGGCGCGTAGCTTCACGCGCATGGACATGGAGGTTGTGGCTTTGAACGCCGACGACGGTGCGGCGAAATGCCGTTGCGAGCTTCAGAGGCCGGACTGCGACGCCGTGGGATCCACAGCCGTTGTCTCCGTCCTCACCCCGGAGAAAATCATCGTGGCGAACTGTGGTGACTCACGTGCTGTTCTTTGCCGTAATGGGAAGGCCATTGCTTTGTCCTCCGATCATAAGGTTGTGTTTATTTTTCTATCGTTTGGTGATAAaatctctctttgttttgttttttttttcatcgtcAATTTTTTTATCTGTCAGATCTACGGTTATGGTATACTGTAATACTGATATGGAAAACGAGAATTTCGTTACGTGTCGCCTTCGAAACTTACCTATCATACTTCTCGTTCTTTAatgcattttttctttctttcttatatttatttttttttggttttggaaaatTCGAATTTTGTGTAATGGGCATGCAACACCTGGACGGTGATTAAAGAATGTAAATGACTTTTTAGATTAGAAGATCTGATAAAGTTTATGAGTTTTAAGATTCTTTAATCCGTCGTGTCACTGTTATCATCAAATCAAtgactcttctctctctctctttctctcttgtttttatttttgtaacagCCGGACCGTCCGGACGAGCTAGACCGGATTGAAGCAGCGGGAGGTAGAGTTATCTACTGGGATGGCCCACGTGTCCTTGGAGTACTTGCAATGTCACGAGCCATAGGTCAGTTTAATTGATTACACTTGACGAAACACTCTTGTCCTTGTCCTAGCTAGTGTTTTGTACAAAGTTTATTTTTCGTACTTTCAATAATGATGATAATTAAATCTCGTTTCGCCgcggttcttttctttttctttttaccagGAGATAATTACTTGAAGCCCTACGTAATCAGTAAACCGGAAGTAACCGTGACGGACCGGGTCAACGAAGACGATTTCCTTATTCTAGCAAGTGACGGTCTTTGGGACGTGGTTTCAAACGAAACTGCATGTAGCGTCGTTCGCATGTGTTTGAGAGGAAAAGTCAACGGTCAACTTACATCCTCGCCTGAAACGGATGGCGCCGGTGCGGGGAATGTGGTGGTCGGAGGGGGAGGAGATGTATCAGATAAAGCGTGTGAAGAGGCGTCGCTGTTGCTGACTAGGCTTGCATTGGCTAGACAAAGTTCTGACAACGTAAGTGTTGTGGTGGTTGATCTACGACGGGACACGTAGTTgtttcttgtctctctctctctttctctctcgtaatgtttgtttttttgtccttAGAGTCGTCAACGACTTATGGGGCTTTctattttaacctttttttgcTCTTCGGTGTAAGACGTCgaagggtttttaattttagctTGACTTTTGGTTATGTCTCTGTTTAGTGAATAGCGGTTTAAATCTACAGAATTTTCACCGTcgtgagaaagtaaaaaaaccCGTGAACTTTGGTACATATGTGAACGTCTGAGTCTGAGTTTTCTTATATATCCGTGGTATCCTTGTTAATAGGATGGTAAATCCCATCAAAGCTAAGAACATGAGAAAATATCCAATCATGTACAAAGCTAAAAAACATGAGTAATACTCAGGTTTCCAACGCCTTTCATGAGCAATGCATTTTGGGagttaacaaaatcaaaatctccaaCTTGAAAATGATACTCAAAAAGATATTTAAGGGAATCCTTCTCAATCTTGTTAAACCAAAGACCTTAATTCTAATCAACAAGCCCATTAGCATTCTTGTCATGAAACAGAAAGAACCAAAACAATACATGAGTAAGTATTAGATCTTAGGGTAATAGCAACAGCTTTTCTATGTAAATGTAATCCACAAAAGAATACGCTTGATAACATCATCTTCACTAGCACCCCCTTCAATCTTGACATTTCTAAAACTTCCATGTTTATTCCCGTAATATGTACAATACATCAAGTGAACCACAAACGAAACAGTTTGGTACTGTCAAATAAGTCCACCCTTAAATGTTGGACCTTTGCAACTCCGTGAAACTCTCCTTCTTCATGATTTCATGATATCAATCTAAGATTTAGTAAGCTTGGTGATCTTTCTAGTAAACTTCCTTTCTTTACTTTTCATTGCACTAAATAAAAGCTCTAAAATCTATCGTCTCTAAGTTTGCCTAATCTATCTTGATAAAACTCTAAGAGCTTGAATCCTACTAGCATATTGGGTTTTAGCACAAGATGCACCCATACCAAATTAATTTGCATTATTTGTTGGTGAAAACTCCTCAAAACCCTTAAAAGGTCATAACGACGTAATATATGTATGGCTGTATGCAATCTTAGGTTGATACGCACGATGTGCAACAGTTAGGCATGGTTTGTTCAGTATGTTTCCGAATGAACTAATGATCTAAAGAAAAGCATTATAAAGTTAGTTATTTGGCAGATTACCCACTAgtcctaaaacttaaaaagcaAACGAACAATTCCAAAAACTTAACACTTTATTTTCGTATGGTCGATAAATTACAGTTTTGCACACTGgaataatgtttattttttacttaattttaacaaactttactattttataaaaaatatctcgtatttttaaagaagaagaacaaaaatgtatctgcataaattgtttttttcttagcATGATcatgttttcaacttttatttat harbors:
- the LOC104762018 gene encoding probable protein phosphatase 2C 78; the protein is MAEICYENETLMTKTTAKVVKKTTTTTTRRRERSSSQAARRRRMEIRRFKFVSGEQDAVFVDGELQKRRGREATVAASASAVYYETAKEVVVLCESLSSTVEALPDPDAYPKYGVASVCGRRREMEDAVAVHPFFSRQRTEGFHYCGVYDGHGCSHVAKRCRERLHELVREEFEADADWEKSMARSFTRMDMEVVALNADDGAAKCRCELQRPDCDAVGSTAVVSVLTPEKIIVANCGDSRAVLCRNGKAIALSSDHKPDRPDELDRIEAAGGRVIYWDGPRVLGVLAMSRAIGDNYLKPYVISKPEVTVTDRVNEDDFLILASDGLWDVVSNETACSVVRMCLRGKVNGQLTSSPETDGAGAGNVVVGGGGDVSDKACEEASLLLTRLALARQSSDNVSVVVVDLRRDT